From a single Larimichthys crocea isolate SSNF chromosome XIII, L_crocea_2.0, whole genome shotgun sequence genomic region:
- the LOC104931591 gene encoding glycogen synthase kinase-3 beta: MSGSGRPRTSSFAEPPGVPGTAAAASTGSAAAVGSSTGKSGVPQASGSSSSGCSNLKLARDSGKVTTVVATPGQGPDRPQEVSYTDIKVIGNGSFGVVYQARLIDSQEMVAIKKVLQDKRFKNRELQIMRKLDHCNIVRLRYFFYSSGEKKDEVYLNLVLDFVPETVYRVARHFNKAKSIIPIIYVKVYMYQLFRSLAYIHSQGVCHRDIKPQNLLVDPETAILKLCDFGSAKQLIRGEPNVSYICSRYYRAPELIFGATDYTANIDIWSAGCVLAELLLGQPIFPGDSGVDQLVEIIKVLGTPTREQIREMNPNYTEFKFPQIKAHPWTKVFKPRTPPEAITLCSRLLEYTPASRFSPLEACSHAFFDELRQPNTRLPSGRELPMLFNFSPTELSIQPQLNSTLIPPHARSHTAASAHDGTGSDSSQHSSVPGSLNSI; this comes from the exons ATGAGCGGCAGCGGGCGGCCCAGGACCAGCTCGTTTGCTGAGCCGCCAGGTGTGCCGGGAACCGCCGCTGCTGCGTCCACCGGATCAGCCGCTGCCGTGGGGAGCAGCACAGGAAAGTCCGGGGTCCCGCAGGCCTCCGGCAGCAGCTCGTCGGGATGCTCGAACCTAAAGCTTGCCA GAGACAGCGGGAAGGTGACGACGGTCGTGGCCACTCCAGGTCAGGGACCGGACCGCCCACAGGAAGTCTCTTACACTGACATCAAG GTGATCGGCAACGGGTCGTTCGGTGTGGTGTACCAAGCTCGCCTCATCGACAGCCAAGAGATGGTGGCCATCAAGAAGGTTCTGCAGGATAAGAGGTTCAAG AATCGAGAGCTACAGATCATGAGGAAGCTGGATCACTGCAACATCGTCAGACTACGTTACTTCTTCTACTCCAGCGGCGAGAAG AAAGATGAAGTGTATCTCAACCTGGTGCTGGACTTTGTCCCCGAGACGGTCTACAGGGTTGCCAGGCATTTTAACAAGGCCAAGAGCATCATTCCTATCATATATGTGAAG GTGTACATGTACCAGTTGTTTCGCAGCCTGGCTTATATCCATTCCCAGGGCGTTTGTCACAGAGACATCAAGCCCCAAAACCTGCTCGTCGACCCAGAAACTGCCATCCTCAAGCTGTGTGACTTCGGCAG CGCCAAGCAGCTGATCCGCGGCGAACCCAACGTGTCGTATATCTGCTCGCGGTACTACCGCGCCCCTGAGCTCATTTTCGGTGCCACAGACTACACGGCAAACATCGACATCTGGTCAGCGGGCTGCGTACTGGCCGAGCTGCTGCTCGGACAGCCCATATTCCCCGGTGACAGCGGGGTGGACCAACTCGTAGAGATTATAAAG GTGCTGGGAACCCCGACGAGGGAACAGATCCGAGAGATGAACCCAAACTACACAGAATTCAAGTTCCCTCAAATCAAAGCTCATCCATGGACCAAG GTGTTTAAGCCTCGCACCCCTCCAGAAGCCATCACTCTCTGCTCCCGGCTGCTGGAGTACACGCCGGCCTCGCGGTTCTCCCCTCTAGAGGCCTGTTCGCACGCCTTCTTCGACGAGCTGCGCCAGCCCAACACACGACTGCCCAGCGGCCGAGAACTGCCCATGCTCTTCAACTTCAGCCCCACAG aGCTGTCAATCCAGCCCCAGCTGAACTCGACCCTCATTCCTCCTCACGCTCGCTCTCATACAGCTGCTTCCGCCCACG ATGGTACCGGTTCAGACTCATCTCAACACAGTTCAGTACCCGGATCTCTTAACAGCATCTGA